One genomic region from Bradyrhizobium icense encodes:
- a CDS encoding transglutaminase family protein, with the protein MIYDIRHVTTYAYENPVSFARCSLRLEPRGGDGQQLISHTVEIRPRPAERTVRRDFFGTHTESVLIETAHRNLRIDSRSRVSVARQAPGRAAPSPPWERIRDLAFEATSLGPASPVGYVFASSLVPVLAPLTAYAAPSFAPGGGILSGAVDLMRRIRSDFRYDSKATVISTPLKEVFEKRHGVCQDFAHVMIAGMRGLGLPAAYVSGYLRTIPPAGQPRLQGADASHAWVSVWCGAELGWVGFDPTNDLLVENDHIILSIGRDFSDVSPVDGIIVGSPKQKLNVAVDVVLVE; encoded by the coding sequence GTGATCTACGATATCCGTCACGTCACGACTTACGCTTACGAGAACCCGGTGAGCTTTGCGCGCTGCTCGCTGCGATTGGAGCCGCGGGGCGGCGATGGACAGCAACTGATTTCCCACACGGTCGAGATCCGGCCGCGGCCGGCTGAACGCACGGTACGACGGGACTTTTTCGGAACGCATACCGAGAGCGTGCTGATCGAGACCGCGCATCGCAATTTGCGGATCGATTCCCGCTCACGGGTTTCGGTCGCGCGTCAGGCCCCTGGTCGCGCGGCACCCAGCCCGCCGTGGGAGCGCATCCGTGACCTGGCCTTTGAAGCCACCAGCCTCGGTCCCGCTTCGCCGGTTGGATACGTCTTTGCGAGCTCTCTGGTGCCGGTGTTGGCGCCGCTCACTGCCTATGCCGCGCCAAGCTTCGCGCCGGGCGGCGGCATACTCTCGGGCGCCGTCGACCTGATGCGCCGCATCCGCAGCGATTTCAGGTACGACTCCAAGGCCACCGTGATTTCGACGCCGCTTAAGGAAGTGTTCGAGAAGCGCCACGGCGTCTGCCAGGACTTTGCCCATGTGATGATTGCGGGCATGCGGGGGCTCGGCCTGCCGGCGGCCTATGTCAGCGGCTATCTGCGTACCATCCCGCCCGCCGGCCAGCCGCGGCTGCAGGGCGCCGATGCCAGCCACGCCTGGGTCTCGGTCTGGTGCGGCGCCGAGCTCGGCTGGGTCGGCTTCGATCCGACCAACGATCTCCTGGTCGAGAACGACCACATCATCCTGTCGATCGGCAGAGATTTCTCCGACGTCTCGCCGGTCGACGGCATCATCGTCGGATCGCCCAAGCAGAAGCTCAACGTCGCCGTGGATGTGGTGCTGGTGGAGTGA
- a CDS encoding circularly permuted type 2 ATP-grasp protein, which translates to MSGQGSNQESKARPGQRRMAQWARDYARLPGIPDEYIGPDGAPRAAWARFFEAFAALSPGDIERRFASADRHLREAGVTYRAPGETADRLWPLSHLPLIIDEADWQQLTTGIAQRAQLFEMILRDLYGEARLVTDGAVPAAAIAGSNEYLRAVCGVKPPGNRYLHFYAADVGRGPDGRWWVLNDRTQAPSGAGYALENRLVLSRAFSSLYKSMNVERVAPFFEAFRDSLRASADRDEPRIGLLTPGAFSETYFEHATLARYLGFLLVEGDDLAVSGDRIHIRTVAGLKRLDVLLRRVDSNFLDPLELDASSQLGVPGLIDVLRKSGVVVANMPGSGVLEARALLGFLPSLCRRLLGENLIMPHIATWWCGQKSAREEVLSRLEDFVIEGAYGRAVPGFSSHAPVLAGDLPPAERDRLRQTIADRGIDYVGQELVRLSTTPVWEQGRITPRPFVLRVFAAATPQGWTIMPGGFCRIAEKADARAVSMGDGVRSADVWVVSDRAVSSATLLPGADTVRIRRIAGVVPSRAADNLFWLGRYLERAEATLRLIRALGTSTRDPAKGASTALHSVERIQRILVTWGATSQATRTNPARVIAEALQSEEKFGSALSLVRSVQRTASSLRERLSPDAWQIITEMVERLALQVDDDDSIVSAAELTLQELASLAGLAQENMNRAAGWRFLDMGRRAERAINTVRFARQFAYDEAGEEDLDVLLTLVDCQITYRSRYLVGPALAPVRDLAVLDPFNPRSVAFQVAALNDHIAALPSLKEHGLIERPQRLAVALQATLTTAEAATLDVTTMFALEQSLLNLADAIGQHYFPHGPHASRPEKLTGLA; encoded by the coding sequence ATGTCAGGCCAAGGCAGCAATCAGGAGAGCAAGGCCCGTCCGGGCCAGCGCCGGATGGCGCAATGGGCGCGCGACTATGCGCGGCTGCCCGGCATTCCCGACGAATATATCGGGCCTGACGGAGCGCCGCGGGCGGCCTGGGCCCGTTTCTTCGAGGCCTTTGCGGCGCTTTCGCCCGGTGATATCGAGCGGCGCTTCGCCTCGGCCGACCGCCATCTGCGCGAGGCCGGCGTCACCTATCGGGCGCCCGGTGAGACCGCCGACCGGCTGTGGCCGCTCAGCCATCTGCCGCTGATCATCGACGAGGCCGATTGGCAGCAACTGACCACGGGTATCGCGCAGCGCGCCCAATTGTTCGAAATGATCCTGCGCGATCTCTATGGGGAGGCGCGGCTGGTCACCGATGGTGCGGTGCCCGCGGCGGCGATTGCCGGCAGCAACGAATATCTTCGCGCCGTTTGCGGCGTCAAACCGCCGGGCAACCGCTATTTGCATTTCTATGCGGCTGACGTCGGGCGCGGCCCCGACGGGCGCTGGTGGGTGCTGAACGACCGCACGCAGGCGCCATCGGGCGCCGGCTATGCGCTGGAAAATCGCCTGGTGCTGTCGCGCGCCTTTTCCAGTCTCTACAAGTCGATGAACGTCGAGCGCGTGGCGCCGTTCTTCGAGGCGTTCCGCGACTCGCTTCGCGCCAGTGCCGACCGCGACGAGCCGCGCATCGGCTTGTTGACGCCGGGCGCCTTCAGCGAAACCTATTTCGAGCACGCCACGCTGGCGCGCTATCTCGGCTTTCTGCTGGTCGAGGGCGACGATCTCGCCGTCAGCGGCGACCGCATCCACATCCGCACCGTCGCCGGGTTGAAGCGGCTCGACGTGTTGCTGCGCCGGGTCGATTCCAATTTTCTCGATCCGCTGGAGCTCGACGCCTCGTCGCAACTCGGCGTGCCCGGTCTGATCGACGTGCTGCGCAAGAGCGGCGTCGTGGTCGCCAACATGCCGGGCTCCGGCGTATTGGAGGCGAGGGCGCTGCTCGGATTCCTGCCGAGCCTGTGCCGGCGCCTGCTTGGCGAGAATTTGATCATGCCGCACATCGCGACCTGGTGGTGCGGCCAGAAATCGGCCCGCGAGGAAGTATTATCGCGGCTGGAGGATTTCGTCATCGAGGGCGCCTATGGCCGCGCCGTTCCGGGCTTTTCCAGCCATGCGCCCGTGCTCGCCGGCGATCTGCCGCCAGCCGAGCGCGACCGGCTCCGCCAGACGATCGCCGACCGCGGCATCGATTATGTCGGACAGGAACTGGTGCGGCTGTCGACGACGCCGGTGTGGGAGCAGGGTCGGATCACGCCGCGCCCATTCGTGCTGAGGGTGTTCGCCGCCGCGACCCCGCAAGGCTGGACCATCATGCCCGGCGGCTTCTGCCGGATTGCCGAAAAGGCGGATGCCCGCGCGGTGTCGATGGGCGACGGCGTGCGGTCGGCAGATGTCTGGGTCGTGTCCGACAGAGCCGTATCATCGGCGACGCTGTTGCCCGGCGCCGACACCGTACGGATCAGGCGGATTGCCGGCGTGGTGCCGAGCCGTGCCGCGGACAATTTGTTCTGGCTCGGCCGCTATCTCGAGCGCGCAGAAGCGACGCTGCGGCTGATCCGTGCGCTCGGTACTTCGACCCGCGATCCGGCCAAGGGAGCATCAACCGCGCTGCATTCGGTCGAGCGTATCCAGCGGATTCTCGTGACCTGGGGCGCCACCTCGCAGGCTACGCGGACCAATCCGGCGCGGGTCATCGCGGAAGCGCTGCAGAGCGAGGAGAAGTTCGGCTCGGCCCTCTCATTGGTGCGATCGGTGCAGCGCACTGCGAGCTCTCTCCGAGAGCGGCTTTCGCCCGACGCCTGGCAGATTATCACCGAGATGGTGGAACGCCTTGCGCTGCAGGTCGACGACGACGACAGCATCGTCAGCGCCGCCGAACTGACGCTGCAGGAGCTGGCGAGCCTTGCCGGCCTGGCGCAGGAGAACATGAATCGCGCCGCCGGCTGGCGCTTCCTCGACATGGGGCGTCGCGCCGAGCGCGCCATCAACACCGTGCGGTTCGCGCGGCAGTTCGCCTATGACGAAGCGGGTGAGGAAGACCTCGACGTACTGCTGACGTTGGTAGATTGCCAGATCACCTATAGGTCGCGCTACCTGGTAGGCCCGGCGCTGGCACCGGTGCGGGATCTTGCGGTGCTCGATCCCTTCAATCCGCGCTCGGTGGCGTTTCAGGTCGCGGCGCTCAACGACCACATCGCAGCCCTCCCGAGCCTGAAGGAGCACGGTTTGATCGAGCGGCCGCAACGGTTGGCAGTGGCATTGCAGGCGACGCTGACGACGGCGGAGGCCGCGACGCTCGATGTCACAACCATGTTCGCGCTCGAACAGTCTCTGCTCAATCTCGCCGACGCAATCGGCCAGCATTATTTCCCGCACGGACCGCATGCGAGCCGGCCGGAGAAGCTGACAGGCCTTGCGTGA